A portion of the Flavobacterium limnophilum genome contains these proteins:
- a CDS encoding hemolysin family protein, with amino-acid sequence MSEIALISARKNRLETAAKKGNKNAQIALDLANSPNKFLSTVQIGITLIGILTGIYSGDKITHDVQAFVAGFEILKPFAPSIAVGIVVVVLTFFSLVLGELLPKRIGLNHPEAIAKAVALPMKVISIITAPFIWLLTTSTEFLLKVLRIKPTADGKVTEEEIKAIIKEGTEGGEVQEIEQDIVERVFHIGDRKINSLMTHRKAVVMLPLHSNKEQVKEFMLKELHSVYPVYGANHDDIVGVVNLKNIFAHFENHSFNLSEIMTEAPFMMEQTTAYKALEQFKNTGIHYALVADEYGVFQGIITLNDILEALVGDASDFYKDDFKLIEREDGTWMVDGHYSLHDFLTYFELDELINDYEVTTVSGLIMTELSHIPKEGEILVWQKFELEVIDMDGVKIDKVMVKALKG; translated from the coding sequence ATGTCGGAAATCGCGTTGATTTCGGCACGGAAAAACAGATTGGAAACGGCGGCCAAAAAAGGCAACAAAAATGCCCAAATTGCATTGGATTTGGCCAATTCACCAAATAAATTTTTATCGACAGTCCAGATAGGGATAACGCTTATCGGAATTTTGACCGGTATTTATTCTGGAGACAAAATCACGCATGACGTTCAAGCTTTTGTGGCAGGATTTGAAATACTGAAACCTTTTGCTCCTTCAATAGCCGTGGGGATTGTTGTTGTGGTTTTGACGTTTTTCTCCTTGGTTTTGGGTGAATTATTGCCCAAAAGAATTGGATTAAATCATCCAGAAGCGATTGCCAAAGCAGTGGCTTTGCCAATGAAAGTTATTTCGATAATTACGGCGCCTTTTATTTGGCTCTTGACTACTTCGACAGAGTTCTTGTTGAAAGTTCTGCGAATTAAGCCTACTGCCGACGGGAAAGTGACCGAGGAAGAAATCAAGGCCATCATCAAGGAAGGAACCGAAGGCGGCGAAGTCCAGGAAATTGAGCAAGACATCGTGGAACGCGTTTTTCATATTGGCGACCGAAAAATAAACTCCTTGATGACGCATCGAAAAGCGGTGGTGATGTTGCCATTGCATTCCAATAAAGAGCAGGTTAAAGAGTTTATGCTTAAAGAATTGCACTCCGTTTATCCCGTTTATGGTGCTAATCACGACGATATTGTGGGGGTGGTCAATTTGAAAAATATTTTCGCCCATTTTGAAAATCACAGTTTCAATTTATCCGAAATTATGACCGAAGCACCATTTATGATGGAGCAAACCACGGCTTATAAAGCGTTGGAACAGTTCAAAAACACTGGAATACATTATGCATTGGTTGCTGACGAATATGGCGTTTTTCAAGGAATAATTACCCTGAACGACATCCTGGAAGCCTTGGTGGGTGATGCTTCCGATTTTTATAAAGATGATTTTAAATTGATTGAAAGAGAAGACGGAACTTGGATGGTTGACGGGCATTATTCGTTGCACGATTTCTTGACCTATTTCGAATTGGACGAACTAATCAATGATTACGAAGTGACCACCGTGAGTGGATTGATAATGACCGAACTTTCTCATATCCCGAAAGAAGGAGAAATATTGGTTTGGCAAAAATTTGAGTTGGAAGTCATTGATATGGATGGCGTGAAGATTGATAAAGTGATGGTGAAAGCCTTAAAGGGTTAA
- a CDS encoding adenylate kinase, whose translation MINIVLFGKPGAGKGTQAEFLKGKYNLTHLSTGDIFRFNIKNDTDLGKLAKSYMDNGDLVPDEVTIKMLQSEVDKNQDSAGFLFDGFPRTIAQAQALDAFLATKDDKITATIALEADDEILIQRLLERGKTSGRVDDQDEEKIRNRYQEYNEKTAPLMEYYTKQNKFYPVNGIGSIAEITERLSTVIESL comes from the coding sequence ATGATTAACATTGTTTTATTTGGGAAACCAGGTGCAGGAAAAGGAACTCAAGCCGAGTTTTTGAAAGGAAAATACAATTTGACACATCTTTCAACAGGGGATATTTTTAGATTTAACATCAAAAACGACACAGATTTAGGAAAATTGGCCAAAAGCTATATGGACAATGGCGATTTGGTTCCTGATGAAGTAACCATCAAAATGTTGCAAAGCGAAGTGGATAAAAATCAAGATTCAGCAGGATTCTTGTTTGACGGTTTTCCAAGAACAATTGCACAAGCCCAAGCATTGGATGCATTTTTGGCTACAAAAGACGATAAAATTACCGCTACAATTGCATTGGAAGCAGACGACGAAATTTTGATTCAACGTTTGTTGGAAAGAGGAAAAACCAGCGGAAGAGTGGACGACCAAGACGAAGAAAAAATCAGGAATCGTTACCAAGAATACAACGAAAAAACGGCTCCCTTGATGGAGTATTATACCAAACAAAACAAATTTTATCCAGTAAATGGGATTGGTTCCATAGCCGAAATTACGGAGCGACTGAGCACCGTAATAGAAAGTCTATAA
- a CDS encoding DUF1842 domain-containing protein has product MSDLLAGAYLAKGTIGNVGMSGAPVATFSLVVVPSQNSVSGTVVITQAISGPDSYIVVPVTGKIYATGLGNVTKVVSLQGQYVHSVPPPAIGSFLANFDAHLAIDNAWNGKGGFTYYQHQVENVPVAAINSLVESN; this is encoded by the coding sequence ATGTCAGATTTATTAGCAGGTGCTTATTTAGCAAAAGGTACTATTGGAAATGTTGGAATGTCTGGTGCCCCAGTTGCAACATTTAGTTTAGTAGTTGTGCCATCACAAAATTCGGTGTCAGGCACGGTTGTAATTACGCAGGCCATAAGTGGTCCAGACAGTTATATTGTTGTTCCAGTAACTGGAAAAATATATGCAACTGGACTTGGAAATGTTACAAAAGTAGTTAGTTTACAAGGTCAGTACGTGCATTCTGTTCCGCCTCCGGCAATAGGATCTTTCTTGGCTAATTTTGATGCCCATTTGGCTATTGATAATGCTTGGAACGGAAAAGGAGGATTCACTTATTACCAACACCAAGTTGAAAATGTACCAGTTGCAGCAATAAATAGTTTGGTTGAGAGCAATTAG
- a CDS encoding 5-(carboxyamino)imidazole ribonucleotide synthase gives MNYFSSDFKLGILGGGQLGKMLLFDTRKFDIQTYVLDPSDEAPCKIACNHFFQGDLMDFETVYNFGKKVDVLTFEIELVNLEALEKLENEGKKVYPSPKTLKLIQNKGIQKNFYLEHNIPTAPAKTFKNLKKLVIDIVESKLEMPFVWKCTEFGYDGNGVKIIRSVQDVENLPNVECIAEEMVEFKNELAVIVCRNPSGEIKTYPVVEMEFHPEANQVEYVICPARIDDKVAAKARAIALEVSEKFNHVGLLAVEMFQTFDDEILVNEVAPRPHNSGHYSIESSYTSQFENHLRAILDLPLGNTDSKVAGIMVNLTGAEGFSGDVIYENIEKILGWDGVTPHIYGKKQTRPFRKMGHVTIVNEDIDKARKIAEDVKNTIRVISATF, from the coding sequence ATGAACTATTTTTCTTCCGATTTCAAATTGGGAATTCTCGGTGGTGGGCAACTCGGCAAAATGCTCTTGTTTGACACCCGAAAATTCGATATTCAAACTTATGTTTTGGATCCAAGTGACGAAGCCCCTTGCAAAATCGCCTGCAATCATTTTTTTCAAGGTGATTTAATGGACTTTGAAACCGTTTATAATTTTGGCAAAAAAGTTGATGTTTTGACTTTCGAAATTGAATTGGTCAATCTTGAAGCCTTGGAAAAACTGGAAAATGAAGGCAAAAAAGTCTATCCTTCGCCAAAAACATTGAAATTGATCCAAAATAAAGGAATCCAGAAAAACTTTTATTTAGAACACAATATTCCGACTGCACCAGCCAAAACCTTCAAAAATTTAAAAAAGTTGGTGATTGATATTGTCGAATCCAAACTAGAAATGCCTTTCGTTTGGAAATGTACCGAGTTTGGTTATGACGGAAACGGCGTGAAAATTATCAGAAGCGTTCAGGATGTGGAGAATTTACCCAACGTGGAATGCATTGCCGAAGAAATGGTCGAATTCAAAAACGAATTGGCCGTTATTGTTTGCCGCAATCCTTCCGGCGAAATCAAAACTTATCCTGTCGTGGAAATGGAATTTCATCCCGAAGCCAACCAAGTGGAATACGTGATTTGTCCAGCAAGAATTGACGACAAAGTGGCCGCAAAAGCCAGGGCAATTGCACTCGAGGTTTCCGAAAAATTCAACCACGTGGGACTTTTGGCAGTAGAAATGTTCCAAACTTTTGATGACGAAATCTTGGTAAACGAAGTCGCTCCTCGCCCACACAATTCAGGGCATTACAGCATCGAATCCAGTTATACATCGCAATTCGAAAACCATTTGCGCGCCATTCTGGATTTGCCTTTAGGAAACACCGACAGCAAAGTGGCCGGAATTATGGTCAATCTCACCGGAGCCGAAGGATTTTCGGGAGACGTGATTTATGAAAACATCGAAAAAATATTGGGATGGGATGGTGTTACGCCTCATATTTACGGAAAAAAACAAACCCGTCCTTTCCGAAAAATGGGACACGTCACGATAGTAAACGAAGACATCGATAAAGCGAGAAAAATTGCCGAAGATGTAAAGAATACGATTAGAGTGATAAGTGCAACATTTTAG
- the purE gene encoding 5-(carboxyamino)imidazole ribonucleotide mutase, which produces MSKVAVIMGSISDMPVMQEAIDILKGFNIETEVDIVSAHRTPEKLFDFSKNAHTRGISVIIAGAGGAAHLPGMVASMSPLPVIGVPVKSSNSIDGWDSVLSILQMPGGVPVATVALNGAKNAGILAAQIIGSHNKSVLDKIILYKTGLKEAVIIASESLKK; this is translated from the coding sequence ATGAGCAAAGTAGCCGTAATAATGGGAAGCATATCCGATATGCCCGTAATGCAAGAAGCCATCGACATCCTAAAAGGATTTAATATAGAAACCGAAGTCGATATTGTTTCGGCACACAGAACACCTGAAAAACTATTTGATTTTAGCAAAAACGCCCACACACGTGGTATTTCGGTAATTATTGCCGGAGCTGGCGGAGCGGCACATTTACCGGGAATGGTAGCCTCAATGTCGCCACTTCCTGTAATTGGAGTTCCTGTAAAATCAAGCAATTCCATTGATGGCTGGGATTCAGTTTTGTCTATTTTGCAAATGCCGGGTGGTGTTCCTGTGGCAACAGTTGCCTTAAACGGAGCAAAAAATGCCGGAATTCTGGCGGCCCAAATCATTGGAAGCCACAACAAAAGCGTTTTGGATAAAATAATATTATACAAAACGGGATTGAAAGAAGCCGTAATCATCGCTTCCGAAAGTTTAAAAAAATAA
- the hpt gene encoding hypoxanthine phosphoribosyltransferase gives MIQLHDKQFVPFISAEEIDFAIAKIAALVEDDFADETPLFIGVLNGAFMVVSDFMKHYKSPCEVSFIKMASYEGTTSTNEVKQLIGLDQDLTGRTVVIIEDIIDTGNTLETLKALFKKQNVKHFKVATLFFKPEAYKKDLKIDYVGIRIPNKFIVGYGLDYDGLGRNLPEIYQLAE, from the coding sequence GTGATACAACTACACGATAAACAATTTGTTCCGTTTATTTCTGCCGAAGAAATAGACTTTGCCATTGCAAAAATCGCTGCATTGGTAGAAGATGATTTTGCCGACGAAACCCCATTGTTTATTGGTGTTTTGAATGGGGCTTTTATGGTGGTTTCCGATTTTATGAAACATTATAAATCGCCTTGCGAAGTGAGTTTTATAAAAATGGCTTCTTATGAAGGAACCACATCTACAAATGAAGTGAAACAATTGATTGGTTTGGATCAGGATTTAACAGGGCGAACTGTTGTTATCATCGAAGATATTATCGATACGGGTAATACTTTGGAGACATTGAAAGCATTATTCAAAAAACAAAATGTAAAACATTTTAAGGTGGCCACGCTGTTTTTTAAACCAGAAGCTTATAAAAAAGACCTTAAAATTGATTATGTTGGAATCCGAATTCCGAATAAATTCATTGTTGGTTACGGATTGGACTACGATGGTTTAGGTAGAAATTTACCCGAAATATACCAATTGGCAGAATAG
- a CDS encoding M3 family metallopeptidase, producing MSVLTHHFNTKYNTAPFSKIKNEDFLPAFQKGIELAKSEINGIVNNPIKPTFENTIEALDFSGDILDRISSIFFNLNSAETSDEMQKIAQEVSPLLSEFGNDIRLNPDLFARVKAVYEQREHLNLNPEQTTLLDKKYKSFSRNGANLPEDKKNQLREIDKELSKLSLQFGENVLAETHAFELHITDENDLVGLPEGTREAARSLAKSQEKEGWIFTLDHPSYIPFVTYADNRELRKKMSIAFGARAFQNNEFDNQEIVLKIAKLRFDRAQVLGYKTHSHFVLEERMAETPEKVISFSNDLLAKAKPAAEKEFAQLTAFAKELDGLEQLEKWDGAYYSEKLKQQLFSLDDEILKPYFQLEKVLDGAFTVAQKLYGITFEETFEVDKYHEDVKTYEVKDEEGQLVAIFYADFFPRKGKRNGAWMTSFKSQYIKKGINERPHISNVCNFTKPTETKPSLLTFNEVTTLFHEFGHALHGMLANTTYPSLSGTSVYWDFVELPSQIMENWCYEPEALALFAYHYETGEMIPMELVHKIKESASFQEGMATMRQLSFGLLDMGWHGQDPSNITDIKTFETEQFAATQLYPDVKENAMSTAFSHIFQGGYSSGYYSYKWAEVLDADAFEYFQEKGIFNKEVAAKFKENVLSKGGTEHPMILYKRFRGQEPKPDALLKRAGLI from the coding sequence ATGAGCGTCTTAACACACCATTTCAATACAAAATACAACACTGCGCCTTTTTCGAAAATCAAAAACGAAGATTTCCTTCCTGCTTTTCAAAAAGGAATCGAATTGGCAAAATCCGAAATTAACGGAATTGTAAATAATCCCATCAAGCCCACTTTCGAAAACACGATTGAAGCCCTGGATTTCAGTGGCGATATTTTGGATCGAATTTCAAGCATTTTTTTCAACTTGAACTCGGCAGAAACCAGTGACGAAATGCAAAAAATAGCCCAGGAAGTTTCACCTTTGTTGTCTGAATTTGGCAATGATATTCGATTAAATCCTGATTTGTTTGCTCGAGTAAAAGCAGTTTACGAACAAAGAGAACATTTGAATCTCAATCCAGAACAAACTACTCTTTTAGACAAAAAATACAAAAGTTTCTCCAGAAACGGAGCTAATTTGCCCGAAGACAAAAAGAATCAATTGCGCGAAATCGACAAGGAATTATCGAAGTTGAGTTTGCAGTTTGGCGAAAATGTTTTGGCCGAAACCCACGCTTTCGAATTGCATATCACCGACGAAAATGATTTGGTCGGATTGCCTGAAGGAACTCGGGAAGCAGCTCGTTCTTTGGCGAAAAGCCAAGAAAAAGAAGGTTGGATTTTTACCTTGGATCATCCAAGTTACATTCCGTTTGTGACTTATGCCGATAATCGCGAATTGCGCAAGAAAATGTCAATTGCCTTTGGTGCCAGAGCTTTCCAGAACAACGAATTCGACAATCAGGAAATCGTCTTGAAAATTGCCAAATTGCGTTTCGACAGAGCGCAAGTTTTGGGTTACAAAACGCATTCTCATTTTGTTCTCGAAGAACGAATGGCAGAAACGCCGGAGAAAGTAATTTCATTTTCGAACGATTTATTGGCGAAAGCCAAACCGGCAGCCGAAAAAGAATTCGCACAATTAACGGCTTTCGCCAAGGAATTGGACGGACTCGAGCAACTAGAAAAATGGGACGGTGCTTACTATTCGGAAAAATTGAAACAGCAATTGTTCAGTTTGGATGACGAAATATTGAAACCGTATTTCCAATTGGAGAAAGTTTTGGACGGTGCTTTCACGGTGGCACAAAAATTATACGGAATCACCTTCGAAGAAACTTTTGAAGTAGATAAATACCACGAAGACGTAAAAACCTACGAAGTAAAAGACGAAGAAGGCCAATTAGTGGCGATTTTCTACGCCGATTTCTTCCCGAGAAAAGGAAAACGAAACGGCGCTTGGATGACATCTTTCAAATCACAATACATCAAAAAAGGAATCAACGAAAGACCGCATATTTCGAACGTTTGCAATTTCACGAAACCTACGGAAACCAAACCATCGCTTTTGACATTCAACGAAGTGACAACCTTGTTTCACGAATTTGGTCACGCTTTACACGGAATGTTGGCCAATACTACTTATCCAAGTTTGTCTGGAACTTCAGTTTATTGGGATTTTGTGGAATTGCCAAGCCAGATAATGGAAAACTGGTGTTACGAGCCGGAAGCCTTGGCTTTATTCGCTTATCACTACGAAACCGGCGAAATGATTCCGATGGAATTAGTGCACAAAATCAAGGAAAGCGCGAGTTTTCAGGAAGGAATGGCAACAATGCGCCAATTGAGTTTTGGATTGTTGGATATGGGTTGGCACGGACAAGATCCTTCGAATATTACAGACATCAAAACCTTCGAAACGGAGCAATTTGCAGCGACACAATTGTATCCTGACGTGAAGGAAAACGCAATGAGCACCGCTTTTTCACACATTTTCCAGGGCGGATATTCATCAGGATATTACAGCTACAAATGGGCGGAAGTTCTCGATGCCGATGCTTTCGAATATTTTCAGGAAAAGGGAATTTTCAACAAAGAAGTGGCAGCAAAATTCAAGGAAAACGTGCTTTCAAAAGGCGGAACAGAACATCCTATGATTTTGTACAAACGCTTTAGAGGACAAGAACCTAAGCCGGATGCTTTATTGAAACGAGCAGGATTGATTTAG
- a CDS encoding SNF2-related protein encodes MDIKAIKKYIKTNSNPNSRSNSRQVDAYFISQEGNVFIFECIGSDYYNIKIDIENNNISTTCSCPYKRSYSGICKHVIASLKIIIEDYSDVLPTTATKEEKIYSLFEELPITTANKIEKLKGNQVKLTDGIITLNTINNWTVAPRYRGYNYDDYKITAVSQTEVSTQTTGWNASKQIFKYNPETEILEFECSCTKAKKSCEHIGKALQEIETVFGENLFAEKYIEEKTKEAIAKYGFTTEDDYNSVFSFKITTKGFEAKPKAKNITTDSRDYSNIFKTAEVETILNLPSSDNKTADFGLGICFEFERKKFTELILFQAKYNKAKTDFSSSITRINHYNFEDALTIYSSEEEQSLIVKTMQINTALSKYRSTKDVNYLKKAIASSQKLLEVLQNNFSYTYDGSKTLVRKNLTPCVYDNKTIKLFFTISETAYFYTLKAKISLNDKNYNLDAAAIQITPLYLFVDDIIVPINDAKLSVYLNHFSNFAEINYLKKDTPDFYEKIVKPLSEKFEIQSTIFKKSKVEIEETTLEKHVYITDYEGQYIVFKPAVKYPNQLVSVFSNEMLVEESKNNTIKKSILYQERNQSFEDNFIEEFRGLHPAFSEQDEFFFLTPEQLMENYWMLHATDRMHQQEMKVFGANNLKSFQFNINKPVIRIGLKSDIDWFDLEIDISFGNQKVGLKELQKAFLKRSNYVALGDGTLGILPEEWMKKFSNYFKVGEIKKDGIKLSNYQFGIIDELFEEMEKKPPFLVELLEKKKRLQNISNIEEVPIPKGIKAKLRDYQHHGLNWLAFLDKNQLGGCLADDMGLGKTLQAITFLQYLKGKDNKCLPSLIIAPTSLIFNWKNEIEKFCPSLKMLAFVGSNRMENKDDFSKYDLIISTYGSLLNDVEFMKDFKFNYIILDESQAIKNPNSKRYKAVRLLNSYNRLVLTGTPIENNTFDLYAQMNFINPGLLGNMTHFKTEFSDAIDKEKNHDASHLLSKMIAPFLLRRTKEQVAKELPEKTESIIYCEMGNEQRKVYDSFKNKYRDYLINKIDENGVENAQMYILEGLTKLRQICNSPALISDEEDYGNQSVKLDLLLENIKEKTGNHKILVFSQFVKMLQLIKTRLDEEQIHYEYLDGQTTNREEKVNSFQNNTDVRVFLISLKAGGTGLNLTEADYVFLVDPWWNPAVENQAIDRCYRIGQKQKVMAYRMICKDTIEEKIALLQGKKKAVATSIITVDEEKKSFDVDQVKSFFS; translated from the coding sequence ATGGATATCAAGGCAATAAAAAAATACATTAAAACAAATAGCAACCCCAATTCAAGGAGTAATTCAAGACAAGTAGATGCCTATTTTATAAGTCAAGAAGGTAATGTATTTATTTTTGAATGTATTGGTAGTGATTATTACAATATTAAAATCGACATAGAAAACAACAACATAAGTACCACTTGCTCTTGTCCATACAAAAGAAGCTATTCCGGAATTTGCAAACACGTAATTGCCTCTTTAAAGATAATTATAGAAGATTATAGCGATGTGCTACCTACAACAGCTACAAAAGAGGAAAAAATTTATAGTCTATTTGAAGAACTTCCTATTACAACTGCAAATAAAATCGAAAAACTCAAAGGCAACCAAGTAAAACTAACCGACGGAATTATTACCTTAAACACGATTAATAATTGGACGGTTGCTCCTAGATACCGTGGCTACAATTATGATGATTACAAAATAACGGCAGTCTCCCAAACCGAAGTTAGCACACAAACAACGGGTTGGAACGCATCTAAGCAAATATTTAAATACAACCCTGAAACCGAAATTTTAGAATTTGAATGTAGTTGCACCAAAGCAAAAAAATCCTGTGAACATATTGGAAAAGCATTACAAGAAATAGAAACTGTTTTTGGAGAAAATTTGTTTGCTGAAAAATATATCGAAGAAAAAACAAAAGAAGCCATTGCAAAATATGGCTTCACAACGGAGGATGACTACAACAGTGTTTTTAGTTTCAAAATCACAACCAAAGGATTTGAAGCCAAGCCAAAAGCCAAAAACATCACTACCGATTCTAGAGATTACTCCAATATATTCAAAACTGCCGAAGTAGAAACCATCTTAAATCTACCTTCTTCAGACAACAAAACCGCTGATTTTGGATTAGGAATTTGCTTTGAATTTGAAAGAAAAAAATTCACTGAACTCATTCTTTTTCAAGCCAAATACAACAAAGCCAAAACCGATTTTTCTTCCTCAATTACACGAATAAACCACTACAATTTTGAGGATGCCTTGACGATTTACAGTTCAGAGGAAGAACAAAGTTTGATTGTAAAAACAATGCAAATCAATACCGCATTGTCCAAATACAGATCGACCAAAGACGTAAATTATTTAAAAAAAGCCATCGCTTCCAGTCAAAAACTTTTGGAAGTGCTGCAAAACAATTTTAGCTATACTTATGATGGTAGTAAAACCTTGGTTCGAAAAAACTTAACGCCTTGTGTGTATGACAACAAAACAATAAAATTGTTTTTCACAATAAGTGAAACAGCCTATTTCTACACACTAAAAGCTAAAATTTCGCTAAACGACAAAAACTATAATTTAGACGCCGCTGCCATACAAATAACTCCTTTATACCTATTTGTAGATGACATAATTGTACCCATAAATGACGCCAAACTTTCGGTATATCTCAACCATTTTAGCAATTTTGCCGAGATTAATTATCTAAAAAAAGACACTCCCGATTTTTACGAAAAAATTGTTAAGCCCTTGTCCGAAAAATTTGAAATTCAATCGACAATTTTCAAAAAAAGCAAAGTAGAAATTGAAGAAACTACACTCGAAAAACACGTTTACATTACCGATTATGAAGGGCAATATATCGTTTTCAAACCTGCAGTAAAATACCCAAACCAGTTAGTTTCTGTTTTTTCCAATGAGATGCTTGTCGAAGAATCAAAAAATAACACAATCAAAAAATCCATTTTATATCAAGAAAGAAACCAGTCTTTTGAGGATAATTTTATAGAAGAATTTAGAGGATTGCATCCCGCATTTTCCGAGCAGGACGAATTCTTTTTTCTCACGCCCGAGCAGTTGATGGAAAACTATTGGATGCTTCACGCTACCGACAGAATGCATCAGCAGGAAATGAAGGTTTTTGGTGCCAATAACTTAAAATCGTTTCAATTCAACATCAATAAACCCGTTATTAGAATTGGTTTAAAATCCGATATTGATTGGTTCGATTTGGAAATTGACATCAGTTTTGGCAACCAAAAAGTAGGTCTAAAAGAACTGCAAAAAGCATTTTTAAAACGAAGCAATTATGTGGCGCTTGGCGACGGAACGCTAGGAATTCTGCCCGAAGAATGGATGAAAAAATTCTCTAATTATTTTAAAGTTGGAGAAATCAAGAAAGACGGGATCAAACTTTCCAATTATCAGTTTGGAATCATCGACGAATTGTTTGAAGAAATGGAGAAAAAACCTCCGTTTTTGGTTGAATTATTAGAAAAAAAGAAACGTTTACAGAACATCTCCAACATAGAAGAAGTTCCAATTCCGAAAGGCATCAAAGCCAAATTAAGAGATTATCAGCACCACGGATTGAATTGGTTGGCGTTTTTGGACAAAAACCAATTGGGCGGATGCCTAGCCGATGATATGGGATTGGGAAAAACATTGCAAGCCATCACGTTCTTGCAATATTTGAAAGGGAAAGACAACAAATGCCTGCCTTCGCTAATAATTGCACCCACTTCTTTGATTTTTAATTGGAAAAACGAAATTGAAAAATTTTGTCCTTCGCTAAAAATGCTGGCTTTTGTGGGTTCTAATCGAATGGAAAACAAAGACGATTTCTCTAAATATGACTTGATCATTTCTACTTATGGTTCCTTGTTAAATGATGTGGAATTTATGAAAGATTTCAAGTTCAATTACATTATTTTGGACGAAAGTCAAGCGATTAAAAACCCAAATTCCAAACGATACAAAGCCGTTCGCTTATTAAATTCCTACAATCGATTGGTACTTACCGGAACTCCTATTGAGAACAATACCTTTGATTTGTATGCCCAAATGAACTTTATTAATCCAGGATTATTGGGTAATATGACGCATTTCAAAACTGAATTTTCGGACGCAATTGACAAAGAAAAAAATCACGATGCCTCGCATTTATTAAGCAAAATGATTGCTCCTTTTTTGCTTCGAAGAACCAAAGAGCAGGTTGCCAAAGAACTTCCAGAGAAAACCGAAAGTATTATTTATTGCGAAATGGGCAACGAACAGCGCAAGGTATATGACAGCTTTAAAAACAAATACCGCGATTACCTCATCAATAAAATAGACGAAAACGGAGTTGAAAATGCACAAATGTATATTTTGGAAGGATTGACTAAATTGAGACAAATATGCAATTCACCCGCCTTAATTTCGGATGAAGAAGATTATGGAAATCAATCGGTTAAACTTGATTTATTGCTAGAAAACATCAAAGAAAAAACCGGAAATCACAAGATATTAGTGTTTTCGCAATTTGTAAAAATGCTGCAACTCATCAAAACCAGATTAGATGAAGAGCAAATTCACTACGAATACCTCGACGGACAAACGACCAATCGGGAAGAAAAAGTGAATAGTTTTCAGAATAATACTGATGTCCGAGTGTTTTTAATTAGCCTGAAAGCGGGAGGAACAGGACTCAATTTAACTGAAGCCGATTATGTTTTCTTGGTCGATCCGTGGTGGAATCCCGCTGTCGAAAACCAAGCCATTGACCGTTGTTACCGCATTGGACAGAAGCAAAAAGTAATGGCTTACCGAATGATTTGCAAAGATACCATCGAGGAAAAAATAGCTTTGTTACAAGGCAAAAAGAAAGCCGTTGCCACAAGTATTATCACTGTCGATGAAGAGAAAAAATCGTTTGATGTGGATCAGGTGAAATCGTTTTTCTCTTAA